One Serinicoccus chungangensis genomic window carries:
- a CDS encoding SDR family NAD(P)-dependent oxidoreductase, with product MSARVALVTGASRGIGALAVEALLGAGWHVVGVSRSGTVADGAEGVPCDVTDADQVASVVDAVVERHGRIDLLVNNAGLIEAEVPLWEADVDEWWQVMVTNVRGPFLLTRAVVPHMIAAGGGRVVNINSGSGTKERGDLTAYCGSKSALARITGGVAQAGAEHGVLAFDLAPGVVETDMTHSMQMHEGRTEWTAPQEVTDLLLAFASGELDGFSGRMVRAGADDLDTLRAWSARGLPDGARMLRLRPWGEDDPLAP from the coding sequence GTGAGCGCCCGGGTGGCCCTGGTGACCGGGGCGTCGCGCGGCATCGGCGCCCTCGCGGTCGAGGCGCTGCTGGGTGCCGGGTGGCACGTCGTCGGCGTGTCCCGGTCCGGCACGGTGGCCGACGGCGCCGAGGGCGTGCCGTGCGACGTCACCGACGCCGACCAGGTCGCCTCGGTGGTGGACGCGGTGGTCGAGCGGCACGGCCGCATCGACCTGCTCGTCAACAACGCCGGCCTCATCGAGGCCGAGGTGCCGCTCTGGGAGGCCGACGTCGACGAGTGGTGGCAGGTCATGGTGACCAACGTGCGCGGCCCCTTCCTGCTCACGCGGGCGGTGGTGCCGCACATGATCGCGGCGGGCGGCGGCCGGGTCGTCAACATCAACTCCGGGTCCGGCACCAAGGAGCGGGGCGACCTCACGGCGTACTGCGGCTCCAAGTCGGCCCTCGCCCGCATCACCGGCGGGGTGGCGCAGGCCGGGGCCGAGCACGGGGTCCTGGCCTTCGACCTGGCGCCCGGGGTCGTCGAGACCGACATGACCCACTCGATGCAGATGCACGAGGGCCGGACCGAGTGGACCGCCCCGCAGGAGGTGACCGACCTCCTCCTGGCGTTCGCCTCGGGCGAGCTCGACGGCTTCTCCGGCCGGATGGTGCGGGCCGGCGCCGACGACCTCGACACGCTGCGCGCGTGGTCCGCCCGCGGGCTGCCGGACGGGGCGCGCATGCTCCGGCTGCGGCCGTGGGGCGAGGACGACCCGCTGGCCCCCTGA
- a CDS encoding MmcQ/YjbR family DNA-binding protein — MAHPLVVDPHSPVLARVRAVCLALPASAEKTSHGHPAFFTVKVFAYVGASVKVDGTYAQHPDAVVVKPHPDEARALLEQPRCFRPAYLGPAGWVGVDLDDDSDWVEVAELVEESYRATAPRALVARLDAPRG; from the coding sequence ATGGCGCACCCGCTCGTGGTGGACCCGCACAGCCCGGTGCTGGCCCGGGTGCGGGCGGTCTGCCTGGCGCTCCCGGCGTCCGCGGAGAAGACCAGCCACGGGCACCCGGCGTTCTTCACGGTGAAGGTGTTCGCCTACGTGGGCGCCTCGGTCAAGGTCGACGGGACGTATGCCCAGCACCCGGACGCGGTGGTCGTGAAGCCGCACCCCGACGAGGCGCGGGCCCTGCTGGAGCAGCCCCGGTGCTTCCGACCGGCCTACCTCGGCCCCGCCGGCTGGGTGGGCGTCGACCTCGACGACGACAGCGACTGGGTCGAGGTCGCCGAGCTCGTCGAGGAGTCCTACCGCGCGACCGCCCCCCGCGCCTTGGTCGCCCGGCTGGATGCGCCCCGGGGCTGA
- a CDS encoding DNA-3-methyladenine glycosylase has translation MTDRPVAPSEVRGGSGRTVSRTELSGPVLEVAPRLLGCVLTHDGVSVRLTEVEAYAGPADPGSHAYRGRTARTGVMFGPAGHLYVYLSHGLHCCANIVTGPSGTASAVLLRAGEVVAGAPSARRRRQKGRSSPVPDRDLARGPGNLGRALGLDRQHDGLDLCGPGSRVRLQAPAGLVEPAPGTGPGEQVRTGPRVGVSGEGGSADLFPWRFWLAGEATVSTYRAAAPRRADPRSTSGRPAGRQ, from the coding sequence GTGACTGACCGTCCGGTCGCGCCGTCCGAGGTGCGGGGCGGCAGCGGGAGGACGGTCTCGCGGACCGAGCTGTCCGGTCCGGTGCTGGAGGTGGCTCCTCGGCTGCTCGGGTGCGTCCTCACCCATGACGGGGTCTCCGTCCGGCTCACCGAGGTCGAGGCGTATGCCGGCCCGGCCGACCCCGGGTCGCACGCCTACCGGGGCCGCACGGCACGCACCGGGGTGATGTTCGGGCCGGCGGGCCACCTCTACGTCTACCTCAGCCACGGCCTGCACTGCTGCGCCAACATCGTGACCGGGCCCTCCGGCACGGCCTCGGCCGTGCTCCTGCGTGCGGGCGAGGTGGTCGCCGGCGCACCGTCGGCCCGGCGCAGACGGCAGAAGGGACGGTCCAGCCCGGTGCCCGACCGCGACCTCGCCCGCGGGCCGGGCAACCTGGGCCGTGCGCTCGGGCTCGACCGGCAGCACGACGGGCTGGACCTCTGCGGCCCCGGATCCCGGGTCCGGCTGCAGGCACCGGCCGGGCTGGTCGAGCCCGCGCCGGGCACAGGTCCCGGTGAGCAGGTCCGCACGGGACCCCGCGTCGGGGTGAGCGGCGAGGGAGGGTCGGCAGATCTCTTCCCGTGGCGGTTCTGGCTGGCCGGGGAGGCGACGGTGTCGACATACCGGGCGGCGGCGCCGCGCCGGGCCGACCCGCGCAGCACGTCCGGGCGACCGGCGGGCCGACAGTAG
- a CDS encoding aminoglycoside phosphotransferase family protein, which yields MEGFGVRTRWEDLPVPVHDWVAQVLGGPVVQAVSQPGGFSPGSADRVRTAAGRRAFVKAVGPHPNPDSPALHRREAGVLRSLAAEGLDLAPALIADLDDDGWVAVLTEEVDGRHPHAPWTGAELAGTLAALTELAHHRAPASWPDLPGEVRAAFGCWALLRDDPPADLDPWLVPRLGELHDLSSRTLDRLAGDAVVHLDVRADNLLVEADGRARLVDWPWASRGAGWFDAS from the coding sequence GTGGAGGGCTTCGGTGTCCGCACGCGGTGGGAGGACCTGCCGGTCCCGGTGCACGACTGGGTCGCGCAGGTCCTCGGTGGCCCCGTCGTGCAGGCGGTCTCGCAGCCGGGCGGCTTCTCCCCGGGCTCGGCCGACCGGGTCCGGACCGCGGCCGGCCGCCGCGCCTTCGTCAAGGCGGTCGGGCCGCACCCGAACCCGGACTCACCCGCGCTGCACCGCCGCGAGGCCGGCGTGCTGCGCAGCCTCGCCGCTGAGGGGCTGGACCTCGCTCCCGCCCTGATCGCCGACCTCGACGACGACGGGTGGGTCGCCGTGCTCACCGAGGAGGTCGACGGCCGGCACCCGCACGCCCCGTGGACGGGGGCCGAGCTGGCGGGCACCCTCGCCGCGCTGACCGAGCTCGCCCACCACCGGGCGCCCGCCTCCTGGCCCGACCTGCCCGGGGAGGTCCGCGCCGCGTTCGGCTGCTGGGCGCTGCTGCGCGACGACCCGCCGGCGGACCTGGACCCCTGGCTCGTGCCGCGGCTGGGGGAGCTGCACGACCTGTCCTCGCGCACCCTGGACCGGCTGGCGGGGGACGCGGTCGTGCACCTCGACGTCCGCGCGGACAACCTGCTGGTCGAGGCCGACGGGCGGGCGCGCCTCGTCGACTGGCCGTGGGCGAGCCGTGGGGCCGGGTGGTTCGACGCCAGCTAG
- a CDS encoding arginine repressor has protein sequence MTRAARHQRISDLLERHAVGSQGQLLDLLSEDGISVTQATLSRDLVELDAVKVRRGRQLVYAVPGEGGDHTPRPAQDQLEVSHRLARLCQELLVSARSVGNQVVLRTPPGAAQFLASAIDRSDAEDILGTIAGDDTILVITADPAGGPDTAHRLLTLAAEPEQRDGT, from the coding sequence ATGACCCGCGCCGCGCGGCACCAGCGCATCAGCGACCTGCTGGAGCGGCACGCGGTGGGCTCCCAGGGGCAGCTGCTCGACCTCCTGTCGGAGGACGGCATCTCGGTCACCCAGGCCACCCTCTCCCGCGACCTCGTCGAGCTGGACGCCGTCAAGGTGCGCCGCGGGCGGCAGCTCGTCTACGCCGTGCCCGGTGAGGGCGGCGACCACACCCCGCGGCCCGCCCAGGACCAGCTCGAGGTCAGCCACCGCCTCGCCCGCCTCTGCCAGGAGCTGCTCGTCAGTGCCCGGTCGGTCGGCAACCAGGTCGTGCTGCGCACGCCGCCCGGCGCCGCGCAGTTCCTCGCCTCGGCGATCGACCGCAGCGACGCCGAGGACATCCTCGGCACGATCGCCGGGGACGACACCATCCTCGTCATCACCGCGGACCCCGCGGGCGGCCCGGACACCGCGCACCGGCTCCTCACGCTGGCGGCCGAGCCCGAGCAGCGTGACGGCACCTGA
- a CDS encoding HAD-IIA family hydrolase, whose protein sequence is MISGLLCDLDGVVYRGEQACPGAVEGLQRVRDAGIDVLFMTNNASRTPATVARHLVDLGVRADEGEVLTASQVAAEVLAEEHPELRGSLPVLAVGGEGVAQALRDAGFAVVAPDEVAAAAERGGTPELGAVVQGYGPDLGVTDLTEATYAVRAGLPWIATNDDATLPTARGLAPGNGSLVAAVAHATGQRPRVVGKPHRPAYDVGLRRLGHPRGQTLMVGDRLETDIAGARAAGLPSALVLTGVSDRAEAEAAPDTQRPDHVAGTLLDLAELWGDA, encoded by the coding sequence GTGATCTCCGGCCTGCTGTGCGACCTGGACGGCGTGGTCTACCGGGGCGAGCAGGCGTGCCCGGGCGCCGTCGAGGGTCTCCAGCGGGTCAGGGACGCGGGCATCGACGTGCTCTTCATGACCAACAACGCCTCGCGGACGCCCGCGACGGTGGCGCGGCACCTGGTCGACCTGGGGGTCCGTGCGGACGAGGGCGAGGTCCTCACCGCCTCGCAGGTGGCGGCGGAGGTGCTGGCCGAGGAGCACCCGGAGCTGCGGGGCTCCCTCCCGGTGCTGGCCGTGGGCGGGGAGGGGGTGGCGCAGGCCCTGCGCGACGCCGGCTTCGCGGTCGTCGCCCCCGACGAGGTGGCCGCGGCTGCGGAGCGGGGCGGGACGCCCGAGCTGGGGGCGGTCGTCCAGGGCTACGGGCCCGACCTCGGGGTCACCGACCTCACCGAGGCGACCTACGCCGTCCGCGCCGGCCTCCCGTGGATCGCCACCAACGACGACGCGACGCTGCCCACCGCGAGGGGCCTGGCGCCGGGCAACGGCTCGCTCGTGGCAGCCGTCGCGCACGCCACCGGCCAGCGACCCAGGGTCGTCGGCAAGCCGCACCGCCCCGCCTACGACGTGGGCCTGCGCCGTCTCGGCCACCCGCGCGGACAGACCCTCATGGTGGGGGACCGGCTGGAGACCGACATCGCGGGCGCCCGGGCCGCCGGGCTGCCGAGCGCCCTGGTGCTGACCGGGGTGTCCGACCGTGCCGAGGCGGAGGCGGCGCCGGACACGCAGCGACCCGACCACGTCGCCGGCACCCTCCTGGACCTGGCCGAGCTCTGGGGCGACGCATGA
- the argH gene encoding argininosuccinate lyase: MTVSLWGGRFSGGPSDALAALSKSTHFDWRLAPYDLAGSRAHARVLHRAGLLSDDDLAAMLAALGQLLADLGSGAFVALDTDEDVHTALERGLIERAGPEVGGRLRAGRSRNDQVAAQFRMYLRDQARLLGARVLEVVQALVDQAATHPEVAMPGRTHLQHAQPVLLAHHLQAHAWALVRDVERLVDWDQRAAVSPYGSGALAGSSLGLDPQSVAHDLGMPRAVDNSIDGTASRDFAAEFSFVMAMTAVDLSRIAEEVILWATAEFGFVTLDDAFSTGSSIMPQKKNPDVAELARGKAGRLIGDLAGLLATLKGLPLAYNRDLQEDKEPVFDAVDTLEVLLPAVSGMVATLTFHPERLEELAPRGFSLATDVAEWLVREGVPFRVAHEVAGACVRHCEERGIGLEDLDDAALASISPHLHPGVRSVLTVPGSLASRNAHGGTAPVRVTEQRAHLLKQLARLRHWVREMPAIRD; the protein is encoded by the coding sequence ATGACCGTGAGCCTGTGGGGAGGCCGCTTCTCCGGCGGCCCCAGCGACGCCTTGGCCGCCCTGAGCAAGAGCACGCACTTCGACTGGAGGCTGGCCCCCTACGACCTGGCCGGCTCGCGGGCGCACGCCCGCGTCCTGCACCGTGCCGGGCTGCTGTCCGACGACGACCTCGCGGCGATGCTGGCGGCCCTGGGGCAGTTGCTCGCCGACCTCGGGTCGGGTGCGTTCGTCGCCCTCGACACCGACGAGGACGTGCACACGGCGCTGGAGCGGGGGCTCATCGAGCGGGCGGGACCGGAGGTCGGCGGACGGCTGCGGGCCGGCCGGTCGCGCAACGACCAGGTGGCGGCGCAGTTCCGGATGTACCTCCGGGACCAGGCCCGACTGCTCGGCGCCCGGGTGCTCGAGGTGGTGCAGGCGCTGGTCGACCAGGCCGCGACCCACCCCGAGGTGGCCATGCCGGGGCGGACCCACCTGCAGCACGCCCAGCCGGTGCTCCTCGCGCACCACCTGCAGGCCCACGCCTGGGCCCTGGTGCGCGACGTCGAGCGGCTCGTGGACTGGGACCAGCGCGCGGCGGTCTCGCCCTACGGCTCCGGCGCCCTCGCCGGGTCCTCGCTGGGGCTCGACCCGCAGTCGGTCGCCCACGACCTCGGTATGCCGCGGGCCGTCGACAACTCCATCGACGGGACCGCCTCGCGCGACTTCGCGGCGGAGTTCTCCTTCGTCATGGCGATGACGGCGGTCGACCTGTCGCGCATCGCCGAGGAGGTCATCCTCTGGGCGACGGCGGAGTTCGGCTTCGTCACGCTCGACGACGCCTTCTCGACCGGCTCGAGCATCATGCCCCAGAAGAAGAACCCCGACGTCGCCGAGCTGGCCCGCGGCAAGGCGGGCCGCCTCATCGGTGACCTCGCCGGGCTGCTGGCCACGCTCAAGGGCCTGCCGCTCGCCTACAACCGCGACCTCCAGGAGGACAAGGAGCCGGTCTTCGACGCGGTCGACACCCTGGAGGTGCTGCTGCCGGCGGTCTCGGGGATGGTGGCCACCCTGACCTTCCACCCCGAGCGCCTCGAGGAGCTCGCGCCCCGGGGCTTCTCGCTGGCCACCGATGTCGCCGAGTGGCTGGTGCGGGAGGGGGTGCCGTTCCGGGTCGCCCACGAGGTGGCCGGTGCGTGCGTGCGGCACTGCGAGGAGCGGGGGATCGGGCTGGAGGACCTGGACGACGCCGCCCTGGCCTCCATCAGCCCGCACCTGCACCCGGGGGTCCGGTCGGTGCTCACCGTGCCCGGCTCCCTGGCCTCGCGCAACGCGCACGGCGGCACCGCGCCGGTCCGGGTGACCGAGCAGCGGGCCCACCTGCTCAAGCAGCTCGCCCGGCTGCGGCACTGGGTGCGGGAGATGCCCGCCATCCGTGACTGA
- the tyrS gene encoding tyrosine--tRNA ligase, with protein MTHILDELRWRGLVAQTTDEAALRQAFDDGPITVYCGFDPTAPSLHFGNLVQLIVLRHLQRAGHRVICLVGGSTGLIGDPKATAERVLKTKDEAAANVARIQQLVRPFLEVEGDNPVVMVNNLDWTAPLSALDFLRDVGQHFRVNQMIRKEAIAARLESQEGISYTEFSYQLLQGLDYLHLFREYGCTLQTGGQDQWGNLTAGVDLIHRVEGASVQVLTTPLITDENGMKYGKSEGNAVWLSADMTSPYAFYQYWINVADAETGKLLRVFTDRDAEQISALEESARERPHLREAQRALAADVTTLVHGAAATAQVEAASQVLFGRADPATLEAGTLQDATAELPGGSADVGDSVLDALVRTGLAESRGAARRLVGDGGVSLNNARVDDVDRLLTDEDFLHGQVALLKRGRKSLAAVRKAS; from the coding sequence GTGACCCACATCCTCGACGAGCTCCGGTGGCGGGGCCTGGTGGCACAGACCACCGACGAGGCCGCCCTGCGCCAGGCCTTCGACGACGGACCGATCACCGTCTACTGCGGCTTCGACCCGACCGCGCCGTCGCTGCACTTCGGCAATCTCGTCCAGCTCATCGTGCTCCGCCACCTGCAACGGGCGGGACACCGGGTCATCTGCCTGGTCGGCGGGTCCACGGGTCTCATCGGCGACCCCAAGGCGACCGCCGAGCGGGTGCTCAAGACCAAGGACGAGGCGGCCGCCAACGTCGCCCGGATCCAGCAGCTGGTGCGCCCCTTCCTCGAGGTCGAGGGGGACAACCCGGTGGTGATGGTCAACAACCTGGACTGGACCGCGCCGCTGAGCGCGCTGGACTTCCTGCGCGACGTCGGCCAGCACTTCCGGGTCAACCAGATGATCCGCAAGGAGGCCATCGCGGCCCGGCTCGAGAGCCAGGAGGGGATCTCCTACACCGAGTTCAGCTACCAGCTGCTGCAGGGGCTGGACTACCTGCACCTCTTCCGGGAGTACGGCTGCACCCTGCAGACCGGGGGGCAGGACCAGTGGGGCAACCTCACCGCGGGGGTGGACCTCATCCACCGGGTGGAGGGCGCCTCGGTCCAGGTGCTCACGACACCACTCATCACGGACGAGAACGGCATGAAGTACGGGAAGTCCGAGGGCAACGCCGTGTGGCTCTCGGCCGACATGACCTCGCCCTACGCCTTCTACCAGTACTGGATCAACGTGGCCGACGCGGAGACCGGCAAGCTGCTGCGCGTCTTCACCGACCGCGACGCCGAGCAGATCAGCGCGCTGGAGGAGTCGGCCCGGGAGCGCCCGCACCTGCGTGAGGCGCAGCGGGCCCTGGCGGCCGACGTCACGACCCTCGTCCACGGGGCGGCAGCCACCGCGCAGGTCGAGGCGGCGAGCCAGGTGCTCTTCGGGCGGGCCGATCCCGCCACGCTCGAGGCCGGCACCCTGCAGGACGCCACGGCCGAGCTCCCCGGAGGCTCGGCGGACGTGGGCGACAGCGTGCTCGACGCCCTGGTCCGCACCGGCCTGGCCGAGAGCAGGGGAGCGGCCCGACGGCTCGTCGGCGACGGGGGCGTCAGCCTCAACAACGCGCGGGTGGACGACGTCGACCGGCTGCTGACCGACGAGGACTTCCTGCACGGCCAGGTGGCGCTGCTCAAGCGTGGCCGCAAGAGCCTCGCCGCGGTCCGAAAAGCCTCCTGA